One genomic window of Halococcus agarilyticus includes the following:
- a CDS encoding ornithine cyclodeaminase family protein: protein MTPATESDEALFLTSEECAGLATPAEYVAAVREGYRQRGHGAPAAPRTTLTNDDPPGMLTGYTAILPETGAMGGYTYAAGFGDHDAHFMLPLFDADSGAPLALLDGASLNPFKTGAAGAVGVDALAREDATTLAVIGSGAQARGQVRAAATVREFETVNVYSPTHEHRESFAATMNERLDPAVAAVASSAAAVEDADVVITATNSSEPVFDGDLLETGAHVTAMGQYNPEKRELDATTIQRAKYVPDLRERVMQDAGSFIHAVEESVVSEDAIHAELGEVVAGEAPGREADEEITVFDSGGTGIETVAAAHLLYETAHEKGLGTPIEFSPASQALTGE from the coding sequence ATGACGCCGGCCACCGAATCCGACGAGGCGCTGTTTCTCACGAGCGAGGAGTGTGCAGGGCTCGCGACGCCTGCGGAGTACGTCGCGGCGGTCCGCGAGGGCTACCGCCAGCGGGGCCACGGCGCGCCCGCGGCTCCGCGGACGACGCTCACGAACGACGATCCACCGGGGATGTTGACGGGCTACACCGCGATCCTGCCAGAGACGGGCGCGATGGGCGGGTACACCTACGCCGCGGGCTTCGGCGACCACGACGCTCACTTCATGCTGCCGCTGTTCGACGCCGACTCGGGCGCGCCGCTCGCGCTGCTCGACGGCGCGAGCCTCAACCCCTTCAAAACGGGAGCGGCGGGCGCAGTGGGGGTCGACGCGCTCGCGCGCGAGGACGCGACGACGCTCGCGGTGATCGGCAGCGGCGCGCAGGCCCGCGGCCAGGTCCGGGCGGCGGCCACGGTCCGCGAGTTCGAGACCGTGAACGTCTACTCGCCGACCCACGAGCATCGCGAGTCGTTCGCCGCGACGATGAACGAACGACTCGACCCGGCGGTGGCCGCGGTCGCCTCCAGCGCCGCCGCGGTCGAGGACGCAGACGTGGTCATCACCGCGACGAATAGTTCGGAGCCGGTGTTCGACGGCGACCTCCTCGAAACCGGCGCGCACGTCACCGCGATGGGCCAGTACAACCCGGAGAAACGCGAACTCGATGCGACGACCATCCAGCGCGCGAAATACGTCCCCGACCTCCGCGAGCGCGTGATGCAGGACGCGGGTTCGTTCATCCACGCGGTCGAGGAGAGCGTCGTCAGCGAGGACGCGATCCACGCGGAACTCGGCGAAGTGGTTGCCGGCGAGGCTCCGGGTCGTGAGGCCGACGAGGAGATCACGGTGTTCGACTCGGGCGGGACGGGCATCGAAACCGTCGCGGCCGCCCACCTGCTCTACGAGACGGCGCACGAGAAGGGGCTGGGGACGCCGATCGAGTTCTCGCCGGCGAGTCAGGCGCTTACTGGGGAATGA
- the crcB gene encoding fluoride efflux transporter CrcB, producing the protein MIPLDPAYLVGTGGALGALCRTYVGRHVEGETYPLGTLAVNVLGSFVLGLVTFAGAGEEIVLLLGTGACGSFTTFSSFSFETVRLVEQGESAAAAANGAVNLVGSLAAIGVAWLAVRIVLG; encoded by the coding sequence GTGATTCCACTCGACCCAGCCTACCTCGTCGGCACCGGCGGAGCGCTCGGGGCGCTCTGTCGAACCTACGTGGGCCGGCACGTCGAGGGCGAAACCTACCCGCTCGGAACGCTCGCGGTCAACGTTCTCGGGAGCTTCGTGCTCGGGCTCGTGACGTTCGCTGGCGCTGGCGAGGAGATCGTCTTACTCCTCGGAACTGGCGCGTGCGGATCGTTCACCACCTTTTCGTCGTTCTCGTTCGAGACGGTTCGGCTCGTGGAGCAGGGCGAGTCGGCCGCGGCGGCCGCAAACGGTGCCGTGAATCTCGTCGGCTCACTGGCGGCGATCGGCGTCGCGTGGCTCGCGGTGCGGATCGTTCTCGGGTAA
- the tmcA gene encoding tRNA(Met) cytidine acetyltransferase TmcA, which yields MIADLAAALRDEARRANERRLLVLAGEREASYRAATDALDGAGVPASETTIVATKAANGADFRDCERVTPKRADALLGTTRTAVVLDCHDECRPNALGRTVGAVDGGGLVVLCTPPLDAWPDRRDGFDETLAVPPFDGEAVGGRFRTWLVETLRAHPGIAIVDVDSGTIERDGLTDPPVATERQPPAPPSDHSFPQATYDACLTADQADAVQVFERLREQGHALVVEADRGRGKSSAAGLAAGALAAEGNEVLVTAPSYRSAAAVFERARELLETLDALAGTDRDENPQCLDTPGGGRVRFAEPAAAVEDEALATADVAIVDEAAALPVDRLATFLDAPAVAFVTTVHGYEGAGRGFSVRFRDRLAESAFDVTEQRLDDPIRYAAGDPIEVWLFRALLLDARPSVASLVAEATPETVTHERLSADELLADEVELREAFGLLVAAHYRTEPNDLARLLDAPNVTVHALCHDGHVVSVALLAREGGLSADLRRSVYEGNRIEGHLLPDVLTSQCRDLEAGVTTGRRVLRIATHPAARSRGLGSRLLDEIRSASEDDEIDWLGVGYGATPQLVRFWARNGFSPVHLAITRNDRSGEHSALMFAPLSESGHALRDRHARWFVGRIGGLLTDSLADLDPDIVRTVMAASAVTTPLDLSAHEWRTIAAAAYGPGLAAIDPDAFRRLALVHLTDPESSHLSAREERLVVARILQGRPVERVANDLGYVSTRECLRALGDAYRPLVDRYGDRVAHEERDRYD from the coding sequence ATGATCGCCGACCTCGCGGCCGCGCTCCGCGACGAAGCCCGCCGCGCGAACGAGCGCCGGCTGCTCGTGCTCGCGGGCGAGCGCGAGGCGAGCTACCGGGCGGCGACCGACGCGCTCGACGGTGCGGGCGTTCCCGCCTCCGAGACGACGATCGTCGCGACGAAGGCCGCGAACGGAGCCGATTTCCGCGATTGCGAGCGCGTCACCCCGAAGCGCGCCGATGCGCTCCTCGGAACAACTCGAACGGCGGTCGTGCTCGACTGTCACGACGAGTGCCGGCCGAACGCGCTCGGCCGCACCGTGGGTGCGGTCGACGGCGGCGGTCTCGTCGTGCTCTGTACGCCGCCGCTCGATGCGTGGCCCGATCGGCGGGACGGCTTCGACGAGACGCTCGCTGTCCCACCGTTCGACGGCGAGGCTGTCGGCGGTCGGTTCCGGACCTGGCTCGTCGAGACGCTCCGCGCTCACCCTGGAATCGCGATCGTCGATGTCGATTCCGGAACTATCGAGCGTGATGGTCTTACCGACCCACCGGTGGCGACGGAGCGGCAGCCACCAGCGCCACCGAGCGACCACTCGTTCCCGCAGGCGACTTACGACGCCTGTCTCACGGCCGACCAAGCCGACGCTGTCCAGGTGTTCGAACGTCTCCGCGAGCAGGGTCACGCACTCGTCGTCGAGGCCGACCGCGGCCGCGGGAAGTCGAGCGCCGCCGGCCTCGCCGCGGGCGCGCTGGCTGCCGAGGGGAACGAGGTTCTCGTGACCGCACCAAGCTACCGGAGCGCCGCCGCCGTGTTCGAGCGGGCGCGCGAACTCCTCGAAACCCTCGATGCGCTCGCCGGCACGGACCGCGACGAGAACCCACAGTGCCTCGACACGCCAGGTGGCGGGCGGGTACGGTTCGCGGAGCCGGCGGCCGCCGTCGAAGACGAAGCGCTCGCTACCGCTGACGTCGCCATCGTCGACGAGGCCGCCGCACTGCCCGTCGACCGACTCGCGACGTTCCTCGACGCCCCCGCGGTGGCGTTCGTCACGACCGTCCACGGCTACGAGGGGGCGGGGCGGGGGTTCTCGGTCCGGTTTCGGGACCGACTCGCCGAAAGCGCGTTCGACGTGACCGAGCAACGTCTCGACGATCCGATCAGGTACGCCGCCGGCGATCCGATCGAGGTATGGCTCTTTCGAGCCCTCCTGCTCGACGCGCGCCCGTCCGTCGCGTCGCTGGTCGCCGAGGCCACGCCCGAGACCGTGACCCACGAACGCCTCTCGGCCGACGAGTTGCTCGCCGACGAGGTGGAGCTTCGAGAGGCGTTCGGACTCCTCGTCGCGGCCCACTACCGGACGGAGCCGAACGACCTCGCGCGACTGCTCGACGCACCGAACGTCACCGTGCACGCGCTGTGTCACGACGGCCACGTGGTGTCGGTCGCGCTGCTCGCCCGCGAAGGCGGCCTTTCTGCCGATCTCCGGCGCTCGGTGTACGAAGGAAATCGGATCGAGGGCCACCTCCTCCCGGACGTGCTCACCAGCCAATGTCGCGACCTCGAAGCAGGAGTCACGACCGGCCGGCGCGTGCTCCGGATCGCCACCCATCCCGCCGCTCGATCGCGCGGGCTCGGCTCACGACTGCTCGACGAGATTCGTTCGGCGAGCGAGGACGACGAAATCGACTGGCTCGGTGTCGGCTACGGTGCGACGCCCCAACTCGTCCGGTTCTGGGCTCGCAACGGTTTTTCACCTGTTCACCTCGCGATCACCCGCAACGACCGCAGCGGCGAACACTCCGCGCTCATGTTCGCACCGCTCTCGGAGTCTGGCCACGCTCTCCGCGACCGCCACGCTCGGTGGTTCGTCGGACGGATCGGCGGCCTGCTGACCGACTCGCTCGCCGACCTCGATCCCGACATCGTCCGCACAGTCATGGCTGCGAGCGCCGTCACGACACCGCTCGATCTCTCGGCCCACGAGTGGCGGACGATCGCAGCCGCAGCGTATGGGCCGGGTCTCGCCGCCATCGACCCCGACGCCTTTCGCCGGCTCGCACTCGTCCATCTCACCGATCCCGAGAGTAGCCATCTCTCGGCCCGCGAGGAGCGTCTGGTCGTCGCCCGAATCCTCCAGGGTCGCCCGGTCGAGCGCGTCGCCAACGACCTCGGCTACGTCTCGACCCGCGAGTGCCTCCGCGCGCTCGGCGACGCCTACCGGCCGCTGGTCGATCGGTACGGCGACCGGGTGGCCCACGAGGAACGCGATCGCTACGACTGA
- a CDS encoding GNAT family N-acetyltransferase, producing MQVSEAFEFTHEDRKSIYQYIEDADDPVEATEVRDALGLDPSGFRHHLAILKRDGLVHESAGMVEAAFEGSDAADEETFEQEGVEYTIRPAIETDRSGLVGVIRQVAGEKTYTVAESVADVVDHEEALVRENEVRSRMFFVATVGDEVVGWIHLDAPELEKLSHTAELTLGVLEEYQGHGIGGRLLDRGLAWAEENAYEKIYNSIPSTNEDAIAFFEAHGGEVEATRVDHYKIGDEYIDEVMLALRP from the coding sequence ATGCAGGTATCGGAGGCGTTCGAGTTCACCCACGAGGACCGAAAGAGCATCTACCAGTACATCGAGGACGCCGACGATCCGGTCGAGGCCACCGAGGTCCGGGACGCGCTCGGTCTCGATCCGAGCGGGTTCAGACACCACCTCGCCATCCTGAAGCGCGACGGTCTCGTCCACGAATCGGCCGGAATGGTCGAGGCGGCGTTCGAGGGCAGCGACGCGGCCGACGAGGAGACCTTCGAGCAGGAGGGCGTAGAGTACACCATCCGGCCGGCGATCGAGACCGATCGATCAGGGCTCGTGGGTGTGATCCGCCAGGTCGCCGGCGAGAAGACCTACACCGTCGCCGAGAGCGTCGCGGACGTCGTCGACCACGAGGAGGCTCTCGTGCGGGAGAACGAGGTCCGCTCGCGGATGTTCTTCGTCGCCACCGTGGGCGACGAGGTGGTGGGGTGGATCCACCTCGACGCGCCCGAACTCGAGAAGCTCTCACACACCGCCGAGCTCACCCTTGGGGTACTGGAGGAGTACCAGGGCCACGGTATCGGCGGTCGACTCCTCGATCGCGGGCTCGCCTGGGCGGAAGAGAACGCCTACGAGAAGATCTACAACTCGATTCCCTCGACCAACGAGGACGCGATCGCGTTCTTCGAGGCCCACGGCGGCGAGGTTGAGGCCACCCGCGTGGATCACTACAAGATCGGCGACGAGTACATCGACGAAGTGATGCTGGCGCTTCGTCCGTAG
- a CDS encoding presenilin family intramembrane aspartyl protease PSH, translating to MHQRRRVVAAGAATIAIFLAVQVGALALVGPFESAGYRAVENPSNPANSAIYLGAILVATAVMLGTIKLGADWVLRGFVILSAGFVSLYVFSVLLPAPLGWSVAGIATSPLALAAAGLLAGALLFYPEWYVIDAAGIVMGAGAAALFGISFGLLPAIVLLVALAVYDAISVYGTEHMLALADGVMDLKLPVVLVIPLTLSYSFLDESPSTAEDSDGRAVEADGGEPSETRLASSDERGEVRPEGAPRNSERQGRERSESDGGDDAATDETADANSDGDDAAERPGLDEREALFVGLGDAVMPGVMVASAAVFAPASPLVTGFALTLPALTAMIGTICGLVALLWFVMQGRAHAGLPLLNGGAVGGYLLGALAAGIPLVRAVGLGPYV from the coding sequence ATGCACCAGCGCAGGCGGGTCGTCGCGGCCGGCGCGGCCACGATCGCGATCTTTCTCGCGGTCCAGGTGGGCGCGCTCGCGCTCGTCGGCCCGTTCGAATCCGCGGGCTACCGTGCGGTCGAGAACCCCTCGAACCCGGCGAACAGCGCGATCTATCTCGGTGCGATCCTCGTCGCCACAGCAGTGATGCTCGGAACGATCAAACTCGGCGCGGACTGGGTACTTCGGGGATTCGTGATCCTCTCGGCCGGGTTCGTCTCGCTCTATGTCTTCTCGGTGCTCCTGCCCGCACCCCTCGGCTGGTCGGTCGCCGGGATCGCGACCTCGCCGCTCGCGCTCGCCGCCGCGGGCCTGCTCGCGGGCGCACTCCTCTTTTACCCGGAGTGGTACGTCATCGACGCCGCCGGGATCGTGATGGGTGCGGGCGCGGCCGCACTGTTCGGCATCAGCTTCGGCCTCCTCCCCGCGATCGTACTCTTGGTCGCGCTCGCGGTCTACGACGCCATCTCGGTGTACGGCACCGAACACATGCTCGCGCTCGCCGACGGTGTGATGGACCTCAAACTCCCGGTCGTCCTCGTGATCCCGCTCACACTCTCCTATTCGTTTCTCGACGAGAGCCCTTCGACCGCGGAGGATTCTGACGGACGGGCCGTCGAAGCGGACGGCGGCGAGCCGAGCGAAACGAGGCTCGCCTCGTCGGACGAGCGAGGCGAGGTGCGACCGGAGGGAGCGCCTCGAAACAGCGAACGGCAAGGCCGTGAGCGAAGCGAGTCCGACGGCGGCGACGACGCAGCCACCGACGAGACAGCGGACGCCAACAGCGACGGTGACGACGCGGCCGAGCGGCCGGGCCTCGACGAGCGCGAGGCGCTGTTCGTCGGTCTGGGCGACGCGGTGATGCCGGGCGTGATGGTGGCGAGCGCCGCCGTGTTCGCGCCCGCATCACCGCTCGTCACCGGGTTCGCGCTCACTCTGCCCGCACTCACGGCGATGATCGGGACGATCTGTGGCCTCGTGGCGTTGCTCTGGTTCGTGATGCAGGGCCGCGCACACGCCGGTCTTCCGCTTCTCAATGGCGGCGCGGTCGGCGGCTACCTCCTCGGCGCGCTCGCAGCCGGGATCCCGCTGGTGCGCGCGGTCGGTCTCGGACCGTACGTCTGA
- a CDS encoding 30S ribosomal protein S28e, which translates to MSAEGESDSTPAEVIEVVGKTGMHGEAMQVKCRIQGGENRGRIITRNCLGPVREGDVLQLRETAREADAIGGR; encoded by the coding sequence ATGAGCGCAGAAGGGGAGTCCGACTCCACGCCCGCCGAAGTCATCGAGGTCGTCGGCAAGACCGGGATGCACGGCGAGGCGATGCAGGTCAAATGCCGCATCCAGGGCGGCGAGAACCGGGGACGAATCATCACACGGAACTGTCTCGGCCCCGTCCGCGAGGGCGACGTGCTCCAGCTCAGGGAGACCGCTCGCGAGGCCGACGCCATCGGGGGTCGCTGA
- a CDS encoding penicillin acylase family protein, translating into MDSDLTRRALVGAILAGGVGASVFSPVRGYLERFAPLSGSAWDATDRPDSRTIEGPYGAAEVRYDEYGVPNVTGESEEALYYAVGYAQARDRAFQLDLQRRQMRGELSAVVGEQTLDSDEFRTKMDFAGAAQVTWDSLADSRAGALTEAYTAGVNEIMANDPSALEFSLLEYEPDPWTPVDTILMQKQIAWTLTGSFRTLRTSLVADRLGGEVAEELYPSRLDHESPIIRDGGIDQASQQGSRTEHESSPHTVDPALADWLSQFESPSGIGSNSWVVSGEHTASGAPIVANDPHLSLMAPPVWYEMNLSTPATSVRGVTFPGVPFVVIGENDAGAWGFTNTGADVIDFYRYDTRNGEYRYEDEWREFETEQRTIEVDGGENKQMTVRKTVHGPVIEREGERVGVAWTGHTAESTPQAIYQYSQSEGLDDIVEATRNFDVPTQNLVYADRDGNTLYYVTGRIPIRTTDGEVVPGDRIFDGSAGEGEWQGFTPFGTSSWEGFVPFEEKPHVMNPDYIGTANQRVVDDPEHYIAEAYSDPYRGIRIYDRLDRRAQSDEPIDPQFVKELQRDTLDLRAEALVPLLVEIARAADDTAEIGQYVDALDDWDRRMERDSLAALLFTRWFDEYRERVFGPTFEEHDLGSSYYPNDWVLQHLGPDSRWFEGRSRAGVMLDALDAAIEEIEDAEYDTYGGYNTTGAMDHPLGLDFLGYPALPTDGSRATVNNYAVENPTGSSWRMVCPMDGPSQGVVPGGNSGSYYSGHYDDQLELWADTEYKSMSREIRGESTLTFEQGDDQ; encoded by the coding sequence ATGGACAGCGATCTCACGCGGCGCGCGCTCGTGGGGGCGATCCTCGCGGGCGGCGTCGGCGCGAGCGTGTTCTCGCCCGTCAGAGGGTATCTCGAACGGTTCGCGCCGCTCTCGGGGTCGGCGTGGGACGCGACCGACCGGCCGGACTCCCGCACGATCGAGGGCCCCTACGGCGCGGCCGAGGTGCGCTACGACGAGTACGGCGTGCCGAACGTCACCGGCGAGAGCGAGGAAGCGCTCTACTACGCGGTCGGGTACGCCCAGGCGCGCGATCGGGCCTTCCAGCTGGATCTCCAGCGCCGACAGATGCGCGGCGAGCTGTCGGCGGTCGTCGGCGAGCAGACCCTCGATTCCGACGAGTTCCGGACGAAGATGGATTTCGCGGGCGCGGCGCAGGTGACGTGGGACTCGCTCGCGGACTCTCGGGCCGGTGCACTCACCGAAGCCTACACCGCGGGCGTCAACGAGATCATGGCGAACGACCCGTCGGCGCTCGAATTTTCCTTACTAGAGTACGAGCCCGACCCGTGGACGCCGGTCGACACGATCTTGATGCAAAAGCAGATCGCGTGGACTCTCACGGGGAGCTTCCGGACGCTCCGGACGTCGCTCGTGGCCGACCGGCTCGGCGGGGAGGTCGCCGAGGAGCTCTACCCGTCGCGGCTCGACCACGAGTCGCCGATCATCCGCGATGGGGGGATCGACCAGGCGAGCCAGCAGGGATCGAGAACGGAGCACGAATCGTCGCCACACACCGTCGATCCCGCGCTCGCCGATTGGTTGAGTCAGTTCGAGTCACCGTCGGGGATCGGCTCGAACAGCTGGGTGGTTTCGGGCGAGCACACCGCGAGCGGCGCGCCGATCGTGGCGAACGATCCCCATCTGAGCCTGATGGCTCCCCCCGTGTGGTACGAGATGAACCTCAGCACCCCGGCAACGAGCGTTCGCGGCGTGACCTTCCCGGGGGTGCCGTTCGTGGTCATCGGCGAGAACGACGCCGGCGCGTGGGGATTCACGAACACCGGCGCGGACGTGATCGACTTCTACCGGTACGACACGCGGAACGGCGAGTATCGATACGAGGACGAGTGGCGCGAGTTCGAGACCGAACAGCGGACGATCGAGGTCGACGGCGGCGAGAACAAGCAGATGACCGTCAGGAAGACCGTCCACGGCCCGGTCATCGAGCGCGAGGGCGAACGGGTTGGAGTCGCGTGGACCGGCCACACCGCGGAGTCGACGCCCCAGGCGATCTATCAATACAGTCAGAGCGAAGGGCTCGACGACATCGTCGAGGCCACACGAAACTTCGACGTGCCGACCCAGAACCTCGTGTACGCAGACCGCGACGGCAACACGCTCTATTACGTCACCGGCAGAATCCCGATCCGCACCACCGACGGCGAAGTGGTTCCGGGGGATCGAATCTTCGACGGCTCCGCTGGCGAGGGCGAGTGGCAGGGGTTCACACCCTTCGGCACCTCCTCGTGGGAGGGGTTCGTGCCGTTCGAGGAGAAGCCACACGTGATGAACCCCGATTACATCGGCACGGCGAACCAGCGAGTCGTGGACGATCCGGAGCACTACATCGCCGAGGCGTACTCCGATCCGTATCGCGGCATCCGGATCTACGACCGGCTCGACCGGCGGGCGCAATCGGACGAGCCGATCGATCCTCAGTTCGTGAAGGAGCTCCAGCGTGACACGCTCGACCTGCGCGCCGAGGCGCTCGTGCCGCTGCTCGTCGAGATCGCGCGCGCGGCGGACGATACGGCCGAAATCGGGCAGTACGTCGACGCGCTCGACGACTGGGATCGCCGAATGGAGCGTGACTCGCTCGCGGCACTGCTGTTCACGCGGTGGTTCGACGAGTACCGAGAGCGGGTCTTCGGCCCGACCTTCGAGGAGCACGATCTCGGTTCGTCGTACTACCCGAACGACTGGGTACTCCAGCATCTCGGTCCCGACAGTCGGTGGTTCGAGGGACGTTCGCGTGCCGGGGTCATGCTTGATGCGCTCGACGCGGCGATCGAGGAGATCGAGGACGCCGAGTACGACACCTACGGTGGGTACAACACCACCGGGGCGATGGATCATCCACTCGGCCTCGACTTCCTCGGCTACCCCGCGCTCCCCACGGACGGCTCGCGCGCGACGGTGAACAACTACGCCGTCGAGAACCCCACGGGGAGCAGTTGGCGGATGGTCTGTCCGATGGACGGCCCCTCTCAGGGGGTGGTTCCCGGGGGCAACTCGGGATCGTACTACTCCGGGCACTACGACGACCAGCTCGAACTGTGGGCCGACACCGAGTACAAGTCGATGAGTCGGGAGATCCGGGGCGAGTCGACGCTCACCTTCGAGCAGGGGGACGACCAGTGA
- a CDS encoding DUF456 domain-containing protein: MVELLAIAAFVLLVVAVAGSVVPLLPGALLSIAGVLLYWWQSGYAEPGPILLVVLVIVGLIGVLADYFAGAVSARAGGASTVTTVLAAVVGIVLFFVAGPLGVIVGVMGTVFVVEFYRHQDPEQSLRTAIYAAIGMLASTVIQALLTVTMLVTMVLVHFL; encoded by the coding sequence ATGGTCGAACTCCTCGCGATCGCCGCGTTCGTACTCCTCGTCGTCGCCGTCGCCGGCAGCGTCGTCCCACTGCTGCCGGGAGCGCTGCTGTCGATCGCCGGCGTTCTGCTCTACTGGTGGCAGTCCGGCTACGCCGAGCCAGGCCCGATCCTGCTCGTCGTGCTCGTGATCGTGGGCCTCATCGGCGTTCTCGCCGACTACTTCGCCGGTGCGGTCTCGGCCCGTGCCGGCGGCGCGTCGACGGTCACGACCGTGCTCGCGGCGGTCGTCGGCATCGTCCTCTTCTTCGTCGCCGGCCCGCTCGGGGTCATCGTCGGCGTGATGGGGACGGTCTTTGTCGTCGAGTTCTACCGCCATCAGGACCCCGAACAGAGCCTCCGGACCGCGATCTACGCCGCCATCGGGATGCTCGCCTCGACGGTGATCCAGGCGCTCCTGACCGTGACGATGCTCGTGACAATGGTGCTCGTCCACTTCCTCTGA
- the rpl7ae gene encoding 50S ribosomal protein L7Ae produces the protein MSVYVTYDVPADLEDDAIEALEVARDTGTVKKGTNETTKAVERDSAELVYIAEDVSPEEIVMHLPELADEKEIPFVFVETQDDVGHAAGLEVGSAAAAIVDAGDADEQVETITSKVEDLR, from the coding sequence ATGTCAGTATACGTCACCTATGACGTCCCGGCGGATCTCGAGGACGACGCCATCGAGGCGCTCGAAGTCGCCCGGGACACTGGAACTGTGAAGAAAGGGACCAACGAGACGACGAAAGCTGTGGAGCGCGACAGCGCCGAACTCGTCTACATCGCCGAAGACGTGAGTCCCGAAGAGATCGTGATGCACCTGCCGGAGCTCGCCGACGAGAAGGAGATCCCCTTCGTGTTCGTCGAGACTCAGGACGACGTCGGCCACGCAGCGGGTCTCGAAGTCGGCAGCGCCGCGGCGGCGATCGTCGACGCGGGCGACGCCGACGAGCAGGTGGAGACGATTACGAGCAAGGTCGAGGACCTCCGATAG
- the ndk gene encoding nucleoside-diphosphate kinase — protein sequence MSHHDERTFVMAKPDAVQRGLIGEIVARLEGKGLTMVGGKFMRIDEELAHEHYAEHEDKPFFEGLVEFITSGPVFAMVWEGTDATRQVRRLMGETDAQEAAPGTIRGDLGNDLGHNLIHGSDHEDEGANEREIELFFEESELVDWEHDTATWVYEDADDH from the coding sequence GTGAGTCACCACGACGAGCGGACGTTCGTGATGGCGAAACCCGACGCCGTTCAACGGGGATTGATCGGCGAGATCGTCGCCCGGCTCGAAGGCAAGGGTCTCACGATGGTCGGCGGGAAGTTCATGCGGATCGACGAGGAGCTCGCCCACGAACACTACGCCGAGCACGAGGACAAGCCGTTCTTCGAGGGACTCGTCGAGTTCATCACCTCCGGACCCGTGTTCGCGATGGTCTGGGAGGGCACTGACGCGACGCGCCAGGTCCGCCGGCTGATGGGCGAGACGGACGCGCAGGAGGCTGCCCCGGGAACGATCCGTGGCGATCTCGGCAACGACCTCGGCCACAACCTGATCCACGGGAGCGATCACGAGGACGAAGGGGCCAACGAGCGCGAGATCGAGCTGTTCTTCGAGGAGAGCGAGCTCGTCGACTGGGAGCACGACACCGCGACGTGGGTCTACGAGGACGCGGACGACCACTGA
- a CDS encoding 50S ribosomal protein L24e codes for MVRTRSCDYCGTDIEPGTGTMFVHVDGRVVHYCSSKCENNADLGRAARDLEWTAEGQRMAGGEAGTADEIEQVAAEPDEDQTDTVADEIDTAPDETEAEAVAAAAGDAGSRSGEPTADTDAADDTGAETEELDEIEGRPAGGREDEEGTTAAADPDEAEATVDNEETVRDTDDSGEDEDEQ; via the coding sequence ATGGTTCGCACGCGTTCGTGTGATTACTGCGGTACGGACATCGAACCCGGCACCGGAACGATGTTCGTCCACGTCGACGGGCGCGTCGTGCACTACTGCTCGTCGAAGTGTGAGAACAACGCCGACCTCGGCCGGGCCGCGCGCGACCTCGAATGGACCGCCGAGGGCCAGCGGATGGCGGGCGGCGAGGCCGGCACGGCCGACGAGATCGAGCAGGTCGCGGCCGAGCCGGATGAGGACCAGACCGACACCGTCGCTGACGAGATCGACACGGCACCCGACGAAACCGAGGCCGAGGCGGTCGCCGCAGCGGCGGGCGACGCGGGCTCGCGATCGGGCGAGCCGACAGCCGACACCGACGCCGCCGACGACACCGGGGCCGAGACCGAGGAACTCGACGAGATCGAGGGCCGACCGGCCGGCGGTCGCGAGGACGAAGAGGGAACGACGGCAGCGGCCGATCCCGACGAGGCCGAGGCGACCGTCGATAACGAGGAGACGGTGCGCGATACCGACGACAGTGGCGAGGACGAGGACGAGCAGTGA
- a CDS encoding fluoride efflux transporter FluC: MHDTRLLRTIEAATLIGIGGFAGSNLRYLVARVIPGPGGTLAVNVVGSFVLGFVLYEAIYAGVLAERTRVVVATGFLSSLTTYSTFALQTTLLAEPVWMVANVLVTYCLGFAGVLAGRSLARRVDGGTGE, from the coding sequence ATGCACGACACTCGGCTCCTTCGCACGATCGAGGCCGCCACGCTGATCGGCATCGGCGGGTTTGCGGGGTCGAACCTCCGGTATCTCGTAGCACGCGTGATTCCCGGGCCCGGTGGAACGCTCGCCGTCAACGTCGTCGGGAGCTTCGTGCTCGGGTTCGTGCTCTACGAGGCGATCTACGCCGGCGTACTCGCCGAGCGAACCCGGGTCGTCGTCGCCACCGGCTTCCTCTCCTCGCTGACGACCTACAGTACGTTCGCACTCCAGACCACGCTGCTCGCCGAGCCGGTGTGGATGGTTGCGAACGTGCTCGTCACCTACTGCCTCGGATTTGCCGGGGTGCTCGCGGGCCGCAGCCTCGCCCGGCGCGTCGACGGGGGGACTGGCGAGTGA